The following nucleotide sequence is from candidate division KSB1 bacterium.
ATCGATCAGGTCCTCACCTATCTGGGGAATAATGGTTATCCATTCGGACAAATCGCCGTGGATAGCCTGATAATTCGCCAAGATAGTGAGGGCAAAACGGTGCTGCTTGATTGTTACTTCACCGTCAAGCCGGGGCCGAAGGTGACCATTGACTCGATTGGAGTGCAAGGCAACACGACCACACGCCGGGCAGTCGTGATTCGCGAAATGCGGCTCAAGCGAGGCGAGAGTTATCAGCAGAACCGAATCGATCGGAGCAGGCTGCGCCTTGTGCGAAGCGGACTATTCCAACAGGTCGACGAGCCAGAAATCTATCTGGACCAGCAGGGACATGGTCTTTTGATGGTTAGAGTCAGCGAGGGCAATCCCAATCAATTGAACGCTGTGCTCGGATATAATCCAGCCGTGACGAATCGAGAAAAGGGTTATTTCACTGGCTTGATCGATGTTGCGTTTCGCAACCTGCTTGGGACCGGCCGAAGCGTGGAGGCCTATTGGCAGAAAAAGGATCGACGCAGCCAGGAATTGCGCTTTCATTATCTCGAGCCCTGGGTGGCTGGTTATCCACTCAACTTGGGCGCAGGGTTTCAGCAGCTCATTCAGGACACTACATTCATTCGCCGGCAAATTTTGCTGGAGATCGAATTTCCATACTCGGATGTGCTAAGCTTCAGTTCGTATTTGGGCAGCGAGGTGGTCTTGCCAGACTCGATGGGACAAATCCTTTATCAGTTGCCTCAGAGCAATTCCTGGTTCAGCCGATGGGGGCTGAGTTATGATACGCGTAATGATCCTTTAAATCCTTCCCGTGGCGTGCTCTATCAAACCCAGTTCGAGTATGCGCGCAAAACCGTGAGCGCAGCTCCCTCCGCAGTCGATCGCCTGGTCAATCAAGGCAAGTTCCGGCGCGAGCGTTGGTTGGTAGACTTCGAATTGTTTGTACCCACCTTTCGCTGGCAAACCTTCATGTTGGGATTGCACGGCCGACAGGTGAAATCCAATGAAAGTTACGTTTCAATTTCAGACCTGTTCCGGCTTGGCGGCACTCGATCGCTGCGCGGCTATCGCGAGGAGCAATTTTGGGGCGAAAAGATCGCCTGGCTCAACCTGGAATATCGTTACCTCCTGACGCCGCGGTCTCGCGCCTTCGCCTTCATCGATGCTGGCTACTTTTATCATAAAGATCGAAGCCAGAACCTCAACGAAGGCTCCAAATACGGATACGGTTTTGGCCTGCGCATTGAGACCCGATTGGGGATCATTGGTATCGATTATGGTCTCGCCACCGGCCGCAGCCTTTCCAGCGGCCTGGTCCATGTCGGATTGACCAACAAATTTTAGCCCGCTTTTCACCCCAATAGTATCTCTCACAAGGCCGCAAACTGATTCAACACGCCAAGAAATTTACCGATAACAATTCTGCCTTTTCCTCGATTGGCATCAGCGCTGAAAAACGATTTCCCCCCCAAGGATCGTTAGATCCACTTTAGCGTCGAGAATTTCTTTCGGCTGAATCTCAAACAAGTTGCGATCCAGCACCACCAGGTCCGCCAATTTTCTCACCTTGATCGATCCTTTGACATGATCTTGAAATTCGGCATAAGCCGAGCCTAGTGTATAATATTCGATCGCTTGCTCTAACGTGATCTTTTCATCGGGAAACCACCCCCCTTCTGGTCCTCCCTCTGGAAATTCTCGCGTAACTGCAGCGTACAGGCCCAGCATTGGATTCAGCGGTTCCACTGTCCAATCCGTGCCAAAGGCGATTTTCACCCCTGCTTTGACAAATGAATTGAACAAATACGAGTGTTTCGCCCGATCGCCAATCCGTTTTTCTGCCCAGCGCATATCGTCGATACAATGCGAAGGCTGAATCGATGCGATGATCCCCAGCTCGCGATACCGCTCGATATCCTTTGGCAGAACCACTTGCGCATGCTCGATCCGATGTCGCGCATCCCGCCTGCCATTTGCCTGGAACGCGCGTTCGAACGCATTCAGGATCCAGGTATTCGCCTTATCACCGATGGCATGGGCGGCAATTTGCAAGCCCGATTTGTCGATTGAAGTGATGAAATCGTACAGCTCTTGTTCACCATAAATCGGGATTCCACAGGTTGAAGGATCATCCGAATAGGGCTCATAAAACAGCGCAGTACCCGCGCCCATCGAACCATCGACGAATACCTTTACCGTGCCAATGCGTAGCATGTCATTGCCGAATGCGGGCAAAATGCCAATGGCCTCGAAATTCTTATAGAGATATCCATAGCGCCACGCATTGATGCGCAATGTCAATTCCCCCTCTTTCAACAATTCCTGATAAACTGCCAGATCAGCGTCCGAGCTATTGTCTTGAACACTGGTGACGCCCAAACTATTGGCGTGCTGGATCGCCGCCTTGATGGCCCGCTTTAATTGGTCCTTTGTGGGTGCTGGGATTACGGCGCTGACCAGGCTCTGGGCATTGTCCTTCAAGATGCCGGTCGGCTCTCCCGTGTGCGGATCCTTGACGATCTCCCCGCCCTGGGGATTGGAAGTATTTTTGGTGATGCCAGCAAGCTTCAGCGCCAGGCTATTGGCCAGCGCGATATGGCCGTCTAAGCGCTGCACCAGCACGGGATTATCCCTCGTGACAGAATCGATCAGCGCTCGGGTGGGATGCTTCTTCGATGGCCAAGCCTCATGATCCCAGTTGCCATTGAGAATCCATTCGCCCGGTTTCAATTTGGCAGCATAATTCTTGATGCGTTCCACAAATTCCCGCTCATCTTTCGCATCCCGCAGATCAATCCCCAGCAGATAGAACCCGCCATCAGCAAAATGGACATGGGCATCATTAAATCCGGGCAGCGCCAGCCGACCGCTCAGATCGATGACTTTGGTCTGCTTTCCCTTAAACTTTTGAACCAACTCGGTCTTTCCAACAGCGACAAATTTGCCATCTTTAATAGCACAGGCCTGTGCCCATGGTTGATCAGCCTCTACAGTATAAATTTTACCATTGATCAAGATGAGATCTGCCCCGCTCTGGTCATGGCGACCTGAACAAGCCACAACGAACAAAAGAAAAGTCAGCAAGAATACCTTGAGCATCTCCATTTTCCTCTCCTTGATTGTTGAGCCGTTAACTGCGTATCATATCCCTTTCAGAATAAAAATTGATTTGCATGGGTGAACGGATCACCGAGCTAGTTCGATTTGGAACCTTCCGGCTCCAGCTCTTTCTCCCATGCCTTGATGCCATTTTTCATCCAATCGGGAGCTGGGGCGTCTTTGAGAAAATGATCGAAGAATTCCTGCATCCGAATCGTCCAGTCTCTTTGATTGACCCGCTTTTTCAACCCATGTCCCTCCCCATTATAATTGAACATGTAAGCTTCTTTGCCCAATCTTCTCAGGGCCATGATATATTCGATCCCCTGATACCAGGGCACGGCGCCGTCATCGTCGTTATGGATCATGAGCAATGGCGTCTGAACCTTGTCGGCCCAAAAAATCGGCGAATTTTCGATATAGCGCATCGGGGCTTCCCATAAACTGGCGCCCAATCGGCTCTGGGTGCGCTCATATTGGAACTGACGCACCATCCCGCTCTCCCAACGAATGCCATTGTAAGCACTGATCATGTTGCATACTGGCGCGCCAGCTACCGCTGCTGCAAAAATGTGGCTCTGCGTCACCATATAGGCGATCTGATAGCCGCCCCAAGAATGCCCCTGAATGCCAATCCTTGCTGGATCCACATAACCTTCTCGAATCAGCAAATGGATCCCCGGCAAAACGCATTTCAAAGCATCCTGTCCCGGATAACCTGTGCCATATTCAATATCCGGCTGCCAGATGATATATCCATTGCTCACATAATATGACAGATTGATGGATGTGCCTGGCCCAGGCGGAATAAAGCGGTGCAAACTTTCATGCTGGGTCTCATAGATATGCACGAGTAATGGATATTTTTGATTCGCATTGAAATCATCTGGCTTGATCAAAATGCCTTTTAATGGCTTGCCATCAGTGCTGAGAAAATTACGCAGCTCGGCCTTGCCCCAACGAAACGGATTCATTTGGCTTCCGAGATCCGTCACCTTTCGCATATTTTTGAAATTCAGATCGCTGATCCAGAGGTCAGGGAATTCATCAAAGCTAGAGCGGGTAAATAGTAACCGATCGGCAGATTTTGATTTGATTGGCCCTCTGTCAAAACTTTTATCAATCATCAGCAATTCGACCGGCGGGGAATTTCCAGTTACCCGATCCAAATAAAAACCTGAAGCCATGGTTTCCTGATTGGTGGCAGATAGCAACATGGGCTTGTTTGGATCGATGGAAATTTCCTCCGGATCAAGTTTGATATAACGAAACGAAAGTTGATGGTTTCTGCCATAATTTTCTGTCACGCTCCGCGCGTTTGATCCATCTGGATAGATCTCCCAAATATCATAACGGTCATAAATCAGAAGCGACTTGTCCTGATCTGTCCAGCCAGCCACCCCATACGGTCGTGCTGGTTCGGGTGTGTCCCAATCCTCTCGCTCAAAGCGCACCTTAAGCGGCTCCGTGATGTTGACCGTCTTATTGGTCCTGATATCGTAAACGAACCAATGATTGTTTTCAAACCAATAGAGGTATTTGCCCTGGGGTGAGAGGCTGGCGCTGCCGTACAGCTCCGATTTCACAAGCGTGCGTTCGCCAGTCTTCGGATCAATTTCATAAACGTCATGATAAGCACCTTCCCACGAGACCCGCTTGGTATAGGGCCATGGATTATTAGCATAAGCAATCATCCCATTAGAGGCGAGTTGAACATCCGGGACTTGTTCATCTGCTAGCTTTACAAATTTATTGCTATCGATGAAATAGATCGCCTCCCAGGCATTATCGCGCACCCGCTCGGCCAGCTTTTTCTGCTGGGGTTGTGGATAAGGATCGTTCCAATGCCACAAATCGAACTGCGCCCGCTCTTCGTCATCGGATTTGCGACTCGTGTCAGGGACCTCCTTGATACCGAACATCACCATGGAGCCATCCTCGGTGAAAACGATCGTGGATTTATCGCTCACGGTCATGCCCGAAGGCATACCTTTGGTCGTCCGATGCGAGACCCATAATGTCGCCTGTCTATCGCCAACTTTCCACCCATATAGTTCATACATGGGTCGCTTGGCTTGATAATCATCTCGATCCGTAAAAAATGCCATTCGCGTCTCTCGTTTATTGAGCTGCCAACTTTTGTAGTTCCCTTGCCCAGTCAAAAGGGGAGTGCTGATAGAATCGCCCAGAACAAATGCGTAAACGCCATCAGTCTCTGGCTTCTCTTTGCTGGAAACGATGTACAACAAATAAGCCCCGTTTTTTGTGAACCGATAATCTAAAATTGAGTCGAATTTCATTCTGGTGCTGTCGATCAGCGATTGCAGGATCAAAGGCGTTCCATAATCCTTCTTTTTTTCCTCTTGCTTGGTCGTCTTATCAGCTTGCTCCTCGCTTTTCCCTTTGGCTTCGTCTGTCCCTTCCTTTTGAGATTTCGACTTCCCAGTTTCCTTAAGATACGCTAACCAACCCGATGCCTGCTCTGGCATTTTGAAACTTTTCACGCTATCGATTACCGTAACTTGCCCATCGGACAATGTCATGATCCCCAGCTTCAGCACAGGTTTAATCCGATCGTTCTTCTTATTTTCTTTTTTCATCTTTCGAATCGAGTCCACCTGAGCCTTTGTAGGCGATATCAAAAACGCCAGATGAGATGAATTAAAGGTGATTTGAGGCTTGGCCGCTTGCTCAGCATCCGTACCCTCCCCAGAGAAACCGATCACGTATCGGTATTCGATATTTTGATCTGGATTTTTCGCCACCAGCGTAGCGTCGCCGTGCTGCGGGGTGTCCACATAATAAATCCATTTTCCATCTGGAGAAATCTGAGGATCATAGATCGAGCGCCAGGAATCATAATCAGCATGAGTCAAAGGACGTTTACTGTCTCCAGCCTGAACATTGGCCATTGGAGAAAAAGTTAATAGTATTGTTTGCACCAATACCATGCGAATGAGAATTTGAATGAACCGAGCCATGATATAATCCTTCAAAGTTATTCATTGAAAAAATCTGAACAGGGCTTTGGATGAATAGTTCATTTTTTGAATCATCCTAATAAATCCGATCTGATCTAAATGAACTGTTTGATTTGTTTGCTGAAATTACACATAAAAATCACTTTTGTCAACCGAATTTTTGGGTAAGTTTTAAGGTTCAATCTGGAGGAAAAATCAAAATAATGCACCAACAGATCGAAGCTCCTTTCATTTCGAAACTTGGAGGATCGTTGCATTTGGAGGACTTAGGAAACATGAATGCAAAAATCAAGATTTTTCGAAGATCGAATTGGCCACCAAAAAATTCGAGGCGTGATTGATGAGAGCAATATCAGGAGAGGATTTGCTGAGAGAGTTGAAAGCATGTTGAGGAATGGCGATCGAATTGAGCAATCTCACCTGGAGGACAAAGGTAGCTAATGCATGAACGAAAACTCACCTTTTATCATTTCGATTTCAGGGATAAATCCATAACTCATGACTCTAGCAATTTAAATTTAACCAGATTCCTCACTTTGTTCGGAATAGCAATTGTAATTCAAAGTTAATAGTTTCCATTCAGGTAGCAGATCACATAGAGAAATCCATCATAAAAGCACGCGCGCCAGGCGGGACCTCCACCTGGCGCGCTGAAATTTACTTCGCTAAAACCATCTTTCTCATTGCTCGATACTCTGGCGTAGTCAGAACATATAAGTAAATTCCCGAAGGCAAAGTCATGCCATTCTGGTCCTTCCCATCCCAAATCACTTCATAGCTACCAGCTTCTCGCCGTTCATGAATCAACGTCCTGATCGTTTCACCTAAGAGATTGACGATCTCCAGCTTGACCACACTTGACTGTGGCAATTGGAAGCGAATGGCAGTGGTTGGATTAAATGGATTAGGATAGTTTTGGGCCAAAACAAAATCCTTAGGATTGGTCGCGGTTTGGGGCTCGCCAGTGGTTGATGCATCGGTCAAAAAGACCTCGAATTCACCGAGATGTATCGGTCCACTCTGTGGCTCGAGCACCTGCAGTTTAACATATTTGGCTGAAATTGGCGTTAGCTCAAACCGCTCGTATGCCCCAGTCGCAAGAGTGGTATCAAGCACCGTTCGAAAATCTGACGCGTTCGTCCCTGTCGAAGAAATCGCAATCAAGAAACGACGAATCCAGCGCGTTTCGTAGCCGATACCAGTATCAGAAATCAGCCCGATAGCTTTGATTGCTCTACTGGTGGTAGTGTTGACTGCAAAAGTGATCGCTGGTTGATTACCGGTGAGCACCGCTGTGCCATCCCAACCTGAGAGATCGCCATCCGTGGCCTTGCTGCAATCGTTTTGCGGTAGGGTCGCTGGCGCTTCCGCAATTTGAAGCTGGGCAAAACTGGTTGGTTCATGCACTCGGATGAAATCGATTTTCATCGCCGTATCGATTTTTGACGCAAAATGGGCGATCAATTGAACGGTATAATTCCCTGGAATTGAATAAACATGGGTTGGAGAGGCCTCATTGCTGGATGTGCCGTCGCCAAAATTCCAACGCCAAGCTGTAGCTGTCTCACTCGAAAGATTAATGAACTTCACCTCTAAAGGCGCAGCACCACTCATAATAGATGCATCGAAATGAGCGACCGCACCAGATCTTATCTTGAAAAATGCGTCGCTAACATCGAACGGATCACAATCGACATCCGCAACTTTCACAAGGCAGGAATCACTGAGCGCATTAGGAACTTTCCAGAGATAGCTGCCATCGTTCTCAGTTCGATGGATAATGGTCAGCCAATTTTTCCCAGCGTCGATCGAGTATTGAATTTTTACTGTATCGACAAGATAGCCGCTAGAGAGCCACTTGATTTCATAATCGCTTCCCGCTTGAAGTTGTTCTCCACCATTGGGCTGGACCACTTGCCAAACTGGCGCTCGAGTAATTGAAAATACCGCATCACTGATATCGAACGGGTCACAATCGAGATCTGCCACCTTGATGCGACAGCTATCCGAAGGAGTGTTCGGAACAGTCCACTGGTAAGAGCTATCGTTTTCAGTGCGGGCAACGATGTTTTGCCACGTTCTGCCATTGTCGATCGAAAGTTGCAACTTGACCGAATCGATGAAGCAGCACGCGTGCCAACGAATTGCATAGCTGCTTCCGATCTGGAGCCGTTCTCCGCCATTCGGTTGGAGCACTTTCACGAACGGCGGCGCACAGATAGTGAAGGCCTGATCGCTGACATCGAATGGGTCACAATCCCGATCAGCCACTTTAATGCGACATTGCTTCGAATTGACAGTCGGCACAGTCCAGAGATATGAACCATCGTTATTTGTGCTTGAGACAATATTGACCCAGGTGGTGCCGTTATCTGTTGAATACTGAATTTTAAGCGAGTCCAAGTAACAGGCGGCCTCCCATTTGATTTCGAATTGATCCCCTGCCCTGAGGCATTCACCGCCATTTGGCGCTATCACCGTGATCGGTGCTTTGTTCCAGATGGTGAACGGATGATCGCTGATATCGAACGGATCGCAATCGAGATCGGCAACTTTGATGAAGCAATTGGTAGAATGAACATCTGGCACGGTCCAGAGATAGCTCCCATCGTTCGGCGTTCCGAACGCGATCATCGACCAATCTTTGCCACCGTCCCTCGAAAATTGAATCTTAACCGAGTCTATCTTGCAAGAAGCCTCCCATCTGATCTCATATTTTTGACCAGCCTGGAGGCATTCGCCGCCATTTGGCGTCACAACTGTAACGGCCGGCTTGTTCCAAATCGTAAATGGCCTATCACTGATGTCCTCGGGATTGCAATCCAGATCCGCCACCTTGATGAGGCAATTGGTTGAATGGATCTCTGGAACGGTCCAGAGGTAGCTCCCATCGTTTGGAGTACCATAGACGATCATATTCCAATCCTCACCCCCATCTGCCGAGAATTGGATCTTCAGCGAATCGAACTCACAACTGGCGGACCATTTGATTTCGAATTTCTGTCCCGGGCAGAGACATTCTCCACCGTTCGGAGAAATAACTGTGATCGGCGGCTTTCCCCAAATGGTAAAAGGATGATCACTGATGTCTTCTGGGTCGCAATCCAGATCCGCCACCTTAATCAAGCAATTAGTCGAATGAACCTGAGGCACCGTCCAAATAAAACTGCCGTCATTTTCCGTGCCAAATACGATCATCGTCCAATCTTGTCCGCCGTCGATGGAATATTGAATCTTCACGGAATCCAAACAGCAGCACGCCTCCCATTTGATCTCCCATATTTGCCCCGCTTTAATACATTCCCCACCGTTGGGGGAAATGACCGTCACAAGGGGTTTATTCCAGATAGTGAAAGGATGATCGCTCACATCCTGAGGAAGACCATCCACATCTGATATCTTAATGAATGCGTTTTTAGAGAAGACATTTGGCACGTTCCAGAAAAAGCTGCCATCATTGGCGGTGGCATCGGTAATCGAAATCCAATGGCTGCCGCCATCAATGGAATACTCAATTTTCACTTGAGCGATCGGCCCGGCGGAGTTCCATTTTATCTCATAGTCTGAACCGCTTCGCAAGCATTCACCGCCGTTCGGTGAAATAACCGTGATCATTTCTATTGGCGCGACGATGGCAAAAAAGGCATCGCTAATGTCACAGGGTTGCCCATCGGCTTTATCTGAAATTTTTACCAAGCAGGTAGCGGATGGCGTATTGGGTACGATCCAATCATAGGCCCCGTCATTGACCGCGGCTGGTTCGATAGTCAGCCAGCTCAAGCCGCCGTTGATCGAATATTCAATTTTCACCTCAGGGATACTTCCTGTCCATTCCCAGCGAATTTGCTGTTGCGTTCCAACCAGCCATTGCTCACCCCCATTGGGCGAATTGACATGAATACTCTCTATCACTGGTGCAATGATCGCAAACGGTTGATCACTCTGATCTGCTGGATGACCATCCTTAGCATCTTCCACTTTCACACGGCAGAGAGGCGACGGATCATTGGGAATTACCCACG
It contains:
- a CDS encoding BamA/TamA family outer membrane protein, yielding IDQVLTYLGNNGYPFGQIAVDSLIIRQDSEGKTVLLDCYFTVKPGPKVTIDSIGVQGNTTTRRAVVIREMRLKRGESYQQNRIDRSRLRLVRSGLFQQVDEPEIYLDQQGHGLLMVRVSEGNPNQLNAVLGYNPAVTNREKGYFTGLIDVAFRNLLGTGRSVEAYWQKKDRRSQELRFHYLEPWVAGYPLNLGAGFQQLIQDTTFIRRQILLEIEFPYSDVLSFSSYLGSEVVLPDSMGQILYQLPQSNSWFSRWGLSYDTRNDPLNPSRGVLYQTQFEYARKTVSAAPSAVDRLVNQGKFRRERWLVDFELFVPTFRWQTFMLGLHGRQVKSNESYVSISDLFRLGGTRSLRGYREEQFWGEKIAWLNLEYRYLLTPRSRAFAFIDAGYFYHKDRSQNLNEGSKYGYGFGLRIETRLGIIGIDYGLATGRSLSSGLVHVGLTNKF
- a CDS encoding amidohydrolase family protein encodes the protein MEMLKVFLLTFLLFVVACSGRHDQSGADLILINGKIYTVEADQPWAQACAIKDGKFVAVGKTELVQKFKGKQTKVIDLSGRLALPGFNDAHVHFADGGFYLLGIDLRDAKDEREFVERIKNYAAKLKPGEWILNGNWDHEAWPSKKHPTRALIDSVTRDNPVLVQRLDGHIALANSLALKLAGITKNTSNPQGGEIVKDPHTGEPTGILKDNAQSLVSAVIPAPTKDQLKRAIKAAIQHANSLGVTSVQDNSSDADLAVYQELLKEGELTLRINAWRYGYLYKNFEAIGILPAFGNDMLRIGTVKVFVDGSMGAGTALFYEPYSDDPSTCGIPIYGEQELYDFITSIDKSGLQIAAHAIGDKANTWILNAFERAFQANGRRDARHRIEHAQVVLPKDIERYRELGIIASIQPSHCIDDMRWAEKRIGDRAKHSYLFNSFVKAGVKIAFGTDWTVEPLNPMLGLYAAVTREFPEGGPEGGWFPDEKITLEQAIEYYTLGSAYAEFQDHVKGSIKVRKLADLVVLDRNLFEIQPKEILDAKVDLTILGGEIVFQR
- a CDS encoding prolyl oligopeptidase family serine peptidase, producing MARFIQILIRMVLVQTILLTFSPMANVQAGDSKRPLTHADYDSWRSIYDPQISPDGKWIYYVDTPQHGDATLVAKNPDQNIEYRYVIGFSGEGTDAEQAAKPQITFNSSHLAFLISPTKAQVDSIRKMKKENKKNDRIKPVLKLGIMTLSDGQVTVIDSVKSFKMPEQASGWLAYLKETGKSKSQKEGTDEAKGKSEEQADKTTKQEEKKKDYGTPLILQSLIDSTRMKFDSILDYRFTKNGAYLLYIVSSKEKPETDGVYAFVLGDSISTPLLTGQGNYKSWQLNKRETRMAFFTDRDDYQAKRPMYELYGWKVGDRQATLWVSHRTTKGMPSGMTVSDKSTIVFTEDGSMVMFGIKEVPDTSRKSDDEERAQFDLWHWNDPYPQPQQKKLAERVRDNAWEAIYFIDSNKFVKLADEQVPDVQLASNGMIAYANNPWPYTKRVSWEGAYHDVYEIDPKTGERTLVKSELYGSASLSPQGKYLYWFENNHWFVYDIRTNKTVNITEPLKVRFEREDWDTPEPARPYGVAGWTDQDKSLLIYDRYDIWEIYPDGSNARSVTENYGRNHQLSFRYIKLDPEEISIDPNKPMLLSATNQETMASGFYLDRVTGNSPPVELLMIDKSFDRGPIKSKSADRLLFTRSSFDEFPDLWISDLNFKNMRKVTDLGSQMNPFRWGKAELRNFLSTDGKPLKGILIKPDDFNANQKYPLLVHIYETQHESLHRFIPPGPGTSINLSYYVSNGYIIWQPDIEYGTGYPGQDALKCVLPGIHLLIREGYVDPARIGIQGHSWGGYQIAYMVTQSHIFAAAVAGAPVCNMISAYNGIRWESGMVRQFQYERTQSRLGASLWEAPMRYIENSPIFWADKVQTPLLMIHNDDDGAVPWYQGIEYIMALRRLGKEAYMFNYNGEGHGLKKRVNQRDWTIRMQEFFDHFLKDAPAPDWMKNGIKAWEKELEPEGSKSN
- a CDS encoding PKD domain-containing protein: MRHPKWQFRGRHNWDLAWFLIGLGLVLSQFVAASNAQESAKGLPYASSVIGEASNDLAGWDVAFVGDVNQDGYEDVLIGAPQNSKGGLRAGAAYLIFGSAEMPMPLTSITKANVTFLGSKARDEAGMKVSGVGDVNGDGISDFIIAAPMENGGTGKIYLFFGKKEGWTSLIQLDHADVVFSGEKLDDNAGLSVAGTGDVNGDGIGDILIGAPRSDSNGSDAGRAYLVFGKKSSWARTIGLAQADIIFDSEAPLDLFGWSVSGIGDVNGDGLADFAIGAPNHDERDKKDAGKVYVFFGRPDLGGRIPSSMANATFTGFSPNDMLGKNVSNGGDINGDGLGDFAVTAPLRDSSGKIYLVLGRSSSWAENMVLEGTAASFLGEKVNDNAGVSIVLAELNGDEFADILVGASLNSQNGDQAGKVYFIPGKSSGWDQNVSLATAEVLMIGEKPKDNAGHALAVGDFDRDGAKDVMASAPGSDASATDAGIIYFFRCPFKPIPTTITIISPNGGENWLVGSTQMIRWSSTGNIPLVNLSYSADNGANWKLIASSTPNTGNYAWVIPNDPSPLCRVKVEDAKDGHPADQSDQPFAIIAPVIESIHVNSPNGGEQWLVGTQQQIRWEWTGSIPEVKIEYSINGGLSWLTIEPAAVNDGAYDWIVPNTPSATCLVKISDKADGQPCDISDAFFAIVAPIEMITVISPNGGECLRSGSDYEIKWNSAGPIAQVKIEYSIDGGSHWISITDATANDGSFFWNVPNVFSKNAFIKISDVDGLPQDVSDHPFTIWNKPLVTVISPNGGECIKAGQIWEIKWEACCCLDSVKIQYSIDGGQDWTMIVFGTENDGSFIWTVPQVHSTNCLIKVADLDCDPEDISDHPFTIWGKPPITVISPNGGECLCPGQKFEIKWSASCEFDSLKIQFSADGGEDWNMIVYGTPNDGSYLWTVPEIHSTNCLIKVADLDCNPEDISDRPFTIWNKPAVTVVTPNGGECLQAGQKYEIRWEASCKIDSVKIQFSRDGGKDWSMIAFGTPNDGSYLWTVPDVHSTNCFIKVADLDCDPFDISDHPFTIWNKAPITVIAPNGGECLRAGDQFEIKWEAACYLDSLKIQYSTDNGTTWVNIVSSTNNDGSYLWTVPTVNSKQCRIKVADRDCDPFDVSDQAFTICAPPFVKVLQPNGGERLQIGSSYAIRWHACCFIDSVKLQLSIDNGRTWQNIVARTENDSSYQWTVPNTPSDSCRIKVADLDCDPFDISDAVFSITRAPVWQVVQPNGGEQLQAGSDYEIKWLSSGYLVDTVKIQYSIDAGKNWLTIIHRTENDGSYLWKVPNALSDSCLVKVADVDCDPFDVSDAFFKIRSGAVAHFDASIMSGAAPLEVKFINLSSETATAWRWNFGDGTSSNEASPTHVYSIPGNYTVQLIAHFASKIDTAMKIDFIRVHEPTSFAQLQIAEAPATLPQNDCSKATDGDLSGWDGTAVLTGNQPAITFAVNTTTSRAIKAIGLISDTGIGYETRWIRRFLIAISSTGTNASDFRTVLDTTLATGAYERFELTPISAKYVKLQVLEPQSGPIHLGEFEVFLTDASTTGEPQTATNPKDFVLAQNYPNPFNPTTAIRFQLPQSSVVKLEIVNLLGETIRTLIHERREAGSYEVIWDGKDQNGMTLPSGIYLYVLTTPEYRAMRKMVLAK